Part of the Amblyomma americanum isolate KBUSLIRL-KWMA chromosome 7, ASM5285725v1, whole genome shotgun sequence genome, TATTTGAATGCATAACTGTTGAACGGGCCGCATGTTGTAGGCACTACTGAACCTGACCGTACTGCTTCAGCAAAAGGCGAATACTATGGTGGGACGGCCAAATATAATTGGTTTgctttggtttgtgggggtttaacgtcccaaagcagctcaggctatgagagacgccgtagtgaagggctccagaaatttcgaccacctggggttctttaacgtgcactgacatcgcacagcacacagacctctagaatttcgcctccatcgaaattcgaccaccgcggccgggatcgaacccgcgtctttcggaccagcagccgagcgccataaccacgcagccaccgcggcggcttggccAAATATAATTAAAGATGTGTGTCGACCCGTCCCACTAAGTATAATGGGCTTCCAGCAAAAGACAGGCGCATATGAAATTTGCATGCAGAGTGCTGTGCACATGCCCGCAAAGGGTCATATTGCCAAACCTGATCTCCCACCCGCTTGGCGGCTGCATAACCTTCTGCTGCCGAACAGAgcaggacgcgggttcgatattCGGCcgctttcgatgaaggcgaaatggaAAAACGCTCATGAACCGAAGCCTCggtgtaggtaaaaaaaaaaaaatcaggaagtCTAGAAATAAACCTGCAAAAGCCCTTAAAAGCAGTTTCCCCCTTTACGTAAAGGAACAGGTTATTTATGTCGTAGCTGAGCCATTAGATTGATTTAAATAGATTTCTCGTGCGTAACAGTTTATGCCCACATTTCCTCGGAGCGCAAAGTTCGCATATCAGGATCGGGCATCTTACGCGGAACAGGATGATACATCTGGTGTAATGGGAAACCAGAAGATAATCCGCCGGAGTGGAATTCCTTAGACGGCGCAGACCGGCTGGGATTGCGAGCCGCTTTCTCCGAAAGCGGCAATGTGCAGCTGTCTGCGTGTTTGCCCGCCACGATACTGTTATGCGGTAATGACACAACGCGTTGAATGTGTTGCATCACCGCATCGCGAGACAGGCCGCACCTGATGCGGCGATGCATGGTAATGCGAGAACGGCTCGTTTCAGCCCGTACACTCTCTCGCTTCCAGGACTGCTGTCGACGCGAACATGGAtttgcagccgcggtggctcagtggttagggcgctcgactactgatccggagttcccgggttcgaacccgaccgcggcggctgcgttcttatggaggaaaaacgctaaggcgcccgtgtgctgtgcgatgtcagtgcacgttaaagatccccaggtggtcgaaattattccggagccctccactacggcacctctctcatcctttcatctttcactccctcctttatcccttcccttacggcgcggttcaggtgtccaacgaatatgagacagatacggcgccatttcctttcccccaaaaaccaattattattattaagcttgcGCCAGTGACACACTAAAAAGCAAATGAAACAATCCGCTTATAATGTACACAGTTTGTACCCTCAGCTACCAGACACCTCTCCAAATGAAGTGCGGCTATACGTGCGCGCTTGAAATCGAATCGTACGAATTTTCAAGAGCTGAACGCGGGGAAATTTGTGGCAAGCATTATCTCCGCAAGCACAATGAATGCGATACGGCGATATATTTAGGGCAGTCAGCTTGGTCCGACATTACTCTGCGCGCCAGATACTGTGACTGTGGAACAAATGCggttcaaagttttttttttttttaggtgacaCGCAGCGAAAAAAATTGCGTACCTTGCCATTGACAAAAAAGTGCGGGGAATAAAAAGCACGTAAGCGGCGAGAGCTTTGAACAATACAGATAGCAGGTATCGACATTCGATTCCCTATCAGCTTGGGATGCCGGTGCGGCATTGCTAGTATCGGTCCCCGTATCATCATCTGAGTGATGTACCTACGCTGGCGCTCCCATTCAGCAGCGCGAGCCAAATGCGCAAGACAGCCGCGTACGAAGGGGACACGTGCTCGCGGAGCGCAAAGGCGGCGCTAGAAACCTATCGCATTATCACGTGCGCGAGAGAGCGCCAATCCAGGATGCGAGAGTGTTCGCGGTCGAGTGACGTGCTCGGCGACTCGCGGGAGAGAAGAGTAGACACCGCGCTGCAGCGGCCAGAAGCCGTGCCAACCGCTCGACGTAGCGGACAGACCCCTGCGAGGAGACGCTTCGCGGAAGGAGTGTGTAGCGCTCGCGGCAGAAGCAGTCGCCGTGCCACGCAGTCGTCCCGTTTTGTTTCCCCACCGGAGTGTGATGTTCAGCGAGTGAGTAAACGCTCGTGTCACGCGGTTTTCCATGCCTGCCGCAACAGAGTTCGCGATGGAAGGCGGCCTTTCCACGGTGGCTGCCGACGGCGCCTtttccttcgacgacttgtcCCTGGACGAACTGGGAACGGACCTGGACTCGTTCCTCTCCAGCGACAGCGGCAGCCTGGGCCAGGACGGGGACAGTTGTACGACGGCCGCGGGCCACGCTGTTACCGCGGACGTCACCATGCAGCTGCCAGAGTTCGGCATCTTCACCGAGCCGGCGTGCTGCTACCCGCTCTTCTGCGGAGAGTCGTCCGGCGGCCCGGCAGGCAGCGTGTGGCCCACGGGTCACGACTTCCAAAAGTCGGTGGACTTCAGCCCAGACTCCGGCTACGAGGACGCCGCTTCGGCCACTTCATCTTCACCAACTCCCGAGGGCTCCTTCGAAGTGGACTGGTCCGAGGAGCTTGCCGCGGACGGCCTGGACGACTTCGTGGTCCTCGGTGTCGGACTCAAGACCCTCATGTCCAGTTTCAGTGAAGGTGACTCGTTCTTTAGCAGCACCCTGTCTAGTCCCGCCGTTGCCGTGTTACCGCCtcagccgccgcctccgccgcctcTGACCAGAGGGAGACCGAGCCAGAGCTGGCTTCAGCCGCGGCAACGCGGGGGTCGCAAGCCCAAGGCGAGTGTCCTGGTCGGCTGCCAGACGGCCGGCACGGCGCGGCGGCAAGGTGGCCGAGCGCCGCAGCCGAGTCCCTCCGCTTCGGGAGAGGAAGAGAAGCTGTTCTGCTGTTCCTACCCGGGCTGCAGCAAGGTGTACTCGAAGAGCTCGCACCTCAAGGCCCACCTGCGCCGGCACACGGGCGAGAAGCCGTTCGCGTGCCAGTGGCCCGGCTGCGGGTGGCGCTTCTCGCGCTCCGACGAGCTGGCGCGCCACAAACGCTCTCACTCGGGCATCAAGCCGTACCGCTGCCAGATCTGCGACAAGCGCTTCTCCCGTTCCGACCACCTCGCCAAGCACCTGAAGGTACACCGGAGGGACAAGGTCAACTCGGGGGCACCGCTGACAGCCCGGTCACGGGCGCACGCATCGACCATCGCTCGCGCTTGACCCTCTCATCGACATCGTCACCGTTACCTGCCGTTAATACTCCTGGACTTGACACGCGCGGCCGAGCCGCGCGTCTTTTGTGTTTCGTTGCCATTCCTGCCCAGTGCCAATCTCAGGACCTCTATTTGTGTGGCGGATGATTCCCGCTGGTCAGACGGGTGCGCTTGTGCCGGGCTCGCGCCCACGAACCTCTTGCTGGACCCGGGGCGCCTGGAGAGACGTCTCGggccaggctaaaataaagcgcAGTTCATTTTTCTTCCCCTTAACCTCGCTCTTGTGCACTGTTGTGGGGCTGTACTCGTGTTCGCCCAGCTGTATGCGGCTGTCGCGAACACCGCGTATCGTCACGCGGTTGTCGCTCGGCGCTCATTATCGGCCTTTCTGCCGCGCTATCCGTCCTATTAGTCAGAGGGCCCGGAATTTGCCCGCTGCTGCAGCCGCCGGCCCGACTGGCATGGCGAAAAACTTCCGCGCGGATGCCGCTGTCTAGAGAGCGCTAGTTGGCGCGTGAGACGCCTATAGCACATAAGAGCCCATGCAGCCCGCGTCGCGTGCACACTCAACCAGGATATCCGGAGGAGCGCCAGGCTAATCATGCGCGCGGGAGTCCTTGAAAGCGGTCATTGCTTGCGTTGACTCAGATCGACACATATTACGAAAACCGAACGATACACGTGATCTGCTCACAGCTGTTCCTTTTCTTCTCGCATTAATGCAGCTCAGACGGTGAATTAGTCACGTTTCACTGCCGATTAGGTTCTGTCATCCGTTGTGATCCTGTCACGTTTCCCTAGTGTTAGGCTGTTGTAATCCGCTGAGCTCTTCACTTTTCAGTTCGACATCGGTTTTTGTTAACCGTATTGGTCCGTTACCGCTAGCGAAGGTCGTGCAGGCGCTGAATTAGGGTCAAAGAAACTAAATTCCAATTCTGCTTCAAAGCGCTGCTTCCATTCAGCCGTCGCCTTCAACGCTTCTCCCAGCGCTGCTGTCATAGTTATTTTGTCGAAGTTCAGATCACAAGCAATGCACGCCGCGGCATCATAAATAGGCGCCTGATAGCTCGTGCTATACTTTCACCGCAGCACGTGTGCCTTCCTTCTTTCTCGTTAGTACGTACAGGCTCGACAAGAGGCCGCGCTTACGTCTGCTTCCTGTTTTGTTGGGAACTATCAGCGTCTAACAGGTGCAGCAAACAGCGCTCACTTGTATCTGTCCTTCTGTGGATTTCGCACCCGCAGGTAACAGGAACGCGACAGTGAGGCTCGCCTTTGAAGAAAATGGTTTCAGAATAGTTTGGGCACCTTAACGCCATCGTGCTTTTCCTGGTGTTGCCTGCAGACGCGAAATCGCGACGAGTGAGACGCACTGTACCGGGTCGTTAAATAGGAACACGGAGGTCAGAGCGTCAGCGCAGAGGGTTCTTCTCAGCAAGTCGCCGTAAAGTGCAAAGCGCATCTGCGTTTCGAAGAGGCTTCCAAGTGCATTAAAGAACATGTAAAAGCACTGTCGTTAACAGAACTTCAGCACCACGGCAACGGTAACTGCGCGATGAAAAATCGCGTTTTAAACAGATGATCATGACGCCGTTTTGTTCGCACTTCTTATCGTGCAGACTCGGGCATGCACACTTTATATCTCGACCGTAAAAAATTGGGCATTCGGTAACCAACTTTAGTAGTAAATCAACAGTAGCGAGATGCCCATACTGGGGGCGCCATCGCAGCGGGTTATCTGCATTTCAACTGCAGCAAAATGCGCAAGATTGCTTGGTCTTTTGTACTGACCGGCTAAAGGTTTGTTTCCCGGTTTCTACAAGAAAAAGCGCACAGTCACTGAGCAGGTCCTCTAGCAATGACTATTACAAGGTGGTGCTATTAAAAGCAGAAAAGAAACACTTCCATTAACAAGGTCGGTTAACAAGGTTATATCAGCGCAGCAGGTGTTGACATGCGCTATGTGTATTTAAAGGCAGgacagatatgaaaaaaaaataatggtaaCGTATTAAAACAAACCGCTAGATAATGGCCAACGTGTATCGGTGCCGTATCTTGCATAACGTTTCGAAATGCGGTGAGCAAAAGTTTTGCTTAGGCTTGCAAAGAGAACACAAGACAGGCGGCATTGGTAAAGCAAGCCTCGCGACGATGTCATAAAGCAAACTGCC contains:
- the LOC144098609 gene encoding uncharacterized protein LOC144098609, with amino-acid sequence MPAATEFAMEGGLSTVAADGAFSFDDLSLDELGTDLDSFLSSDSGSLGQDGDSCTTAAGHAVTADVTMQLPEFGIFTEPACCYPLFCGESSGGPAGSVWPTGHDFQKSVDFSPDSGYEDAASATSSSPTPEGSFEVDWSEELAADGLDDFVVLGVGLKTLMSSFSEGDSFFSSTLSSPAVAVLPPQPPPPPPLTRGRPSQSWLQPRQRGGRKPKASVLVGCQTAGTARRQGGRAPQPSPSASGEEEKLFCCSYPGCSKVYSKSSHLKAHLRRHTGEKPFACQWPGCGWRFSRSDELARHKRSHSGIKPYRCQICDKRFSRSDHLAKHLKVHRRDKVNSGAPLTARSRAHASTIARA